Part of the Temnothorax longispinosus isolate EJ_2023e chromosome 5, Tlon_JGU_v1, whole genome shotgun sequence genome is shown below.
GCGCACCGTGGATCGCGCTCAAAATTCGGCGCATCAGAGAATTGCATACCGGTAAGTTTTTATGAATTGTAATTCGACGCGttcgtgtacatatatatttggtgtaatttaatacaatctATGAAGAAATTGCGATGATTATATCAATAACGAGACCGTTGtcgaattatttgaattttgttgTGCAGGTATTTGTGATCTGGTCATCATGGTAAACGACATTTACGGCTTTCATCTCCTCCTCTGCTCGGCGAACTGCTTCACCATGGTCGTGGCTACACTATTCAGAATCTACATGGGCGTCGTCGAGAAGAACTACGCGTTCATGCTGATAAATAATATCCTTTGGATTCTGTATGCCGCGCAGTTTGGTCTAATGTGCTGTATTTGCACGCTCGCGCGACAAGAATTCAATAGAACCgggataattatatatgcaacTGTGCTGAACTGCAAGCCTGCGAATCTTGGTAAACTAAACGGTGCGAGGAATCAATCAGGTCTAGAAGTGCCACCGCTGTTGGATGGCCCGGACGGCGAGCAAAATTCTAATCGGAGCAGCAATTACAACCTGAACCACGTCGTCATGGAAAATCTCTTGCGCAAAAACCTGGACCGAGACCGTGTCAGAAACGAGGTCAATGATTTTTCGATTCAACTGCAACAGCATCGAATTGCGTTCACGGCCTGTGATTTCTTTGAAATGAATAATGCTCTGCTCAGTGGTGTGAGtacacaatttaatttcattaaaatttacgtataTAGAATTAGTTGTTTTCGAATTTCCATGTAAATACAACAATAGCTATCGgagcaattaaataaatttatttttcagtttgTCGGGGTGATCACCACTTATCTGATAATCCTCGTACAATTTTATCGACCGGAAAATGCAATTCAATGAGCAACGCTAAGTGAAAAGTTATTGCGGCAAGGAAGATGAAAGACGAcatacgataattttttttaaattaaatattaaattttaataaatatttattataccaaACTTACCACTATATAATACAATACGGTACAATTACATTAACACAGCTCGTAAAATcttccaaaaataaaaaacttttttataaagataaactAAAAAGAGCTTGAACTTAAGTTAACGATAGGTTGTTGAATGAAACAAAACGAAATGAAACGCAATGGTGTCAAGCTACatgagaaaatatgagaaaaaaaaatagaagttcgccatttaatttaatcgactTCCTCGATGGTTGGTCCGGCACCACCGGCACCAGGGTTGGGTCCCGCTCCGCCAGCACCAGGGAAACCACCAGGCGCTCCGCCACTTTGATACAATTTCGTGACGATAGGACTGCAAATGGCCTCCAATTCCTTCTGCTTATCAACGAATTCTTCTTTCTCCGCTAATTGATTGGCGTCCAACCAGGAGATGACCTCGTTACATTTGGACATGACTTTATCCTTGTCAGACGCGTCGATCTTATCCTTAATTTTGTCGTCCTCCATCGTACTCTTCATGTTAAAGCAATACGACTCAAGAGCGTTCTTAGCGGAAATCCTTTCACGCTGCTGTTCATCCTCCGATCGGTACTTCTCGGCTTCGTTCACCATCCTTTCTATGTCCTCCTTCGACAAACGACCCTTGTCGTTGGTAATCGTGATCTTATTTTCTTTGCCAGTAGATTTTTCGATCGCAGAGACATTTAATATGCCTGCAAGACAAAATACATTGGATTAGAGAAAACGTTACTTAAATGACAAATAATCGGACAATATCTTcgattatttaacatataaaatattaatgtttggAGCATCACAACTTACCATTAGCGTCGATATCGAAGGTGACTTCGATTTGCGGTACGCCCCTAGGCGCCGGAGGTATACCCGTCAGCTCGAATTTGCCGAGAATGTTGTTATCCTTCGTCATCGCTCTCTCTCCTTCGTAGACCTGGATAAGCACTCCCGGTTGATTGTCGGAGTACGTGGTGAACGTCTGGGTCTGTTTCGTTGGTATTGTTGTGTTCCTCTTGATCAAGGCAGTCATGACGCCACCGGCGGTCTCGATACCCAACGACAACGGAGTCACGTCCAGCAAAAGTAGATCTTGGACCTCCTCAGACTTGTCCCCATGCAGAATTGCCGCCTGAACCGCCGCCCC
Proteins encoded:
- the LOC139812747 gene encoding uncharacterized protein; translation: MEEIHVQVESNSPSIEHSLRPISYTSWLLGVGVPRPRKCPKAVTIILRIVHFAVCSVIVAYGAIDFFTFGSVFKSDIFKIMYYMNKVMCYVSAYYYVYHGIRQYDKWPELMDRVKELDQKIRRETPMSDRPIKNVQALAILATFACGPLSLIVHALYYYFIRPEDIFASDLLLYYTIAQSLINSFVFDVVVYVLYHRFQTINELIGQLDDRFGAPWIALKIRRIRELHTGICDLVIMVNDIYGFHLLLCSANCFTMVVATLFRIYMGVVEKNYAFMLINNILWILYAAQFGLMCCICTLARQEFNRTGIIIYATVLNCKPANLGKLNGARNQSGLEVPPLLDGPDGEQNSNRSSNYNLNHVVMENLLRKNLDRDRVRNEVNDFSIQLQQHRIAFTACDFFEMNNALLSGFVGVITTYLIILVQFYRPENAIQ